From the genome of Streptomyces sp. WZ-12:
TCCCGCCGGACTCGGTGTGGATCTCCTTGATCCGCTCGGTCAGCTCGACGTCGCGACGCCGCCGCTCGCACGGCTGCTTCTCGGCGCGGCGCCAGCGGTAGTAGGTGGAGGAGGCGATGTGCAGTTCCCGCAGGACGCACTCGACTCCCAGGTCAGGGTGCTCGTCGAGGAGCCCCGTCACCTGGGCCGGGTCGGGTCGAGTTGCGCCGCGAAAAAAGCCGAGGCCGTCCGCAGAACTTCGTTCGCGCGCTTGAGCTGGGCGTTCTCCTTGCGAAGCGCGGCGAGTTCGACGCGTTCGTCGCTGGTCAGCCGGTCGTCCCGCTCGCCGGCATCGGCCTCGGCCTGCCGGATCCAGCCGCGCAGGGCCTCGGGATGCACGC
Proteins encoded in this window:
- a CDS encoding transposase; the protein is MAAPRKYSLELRERAVRMYRTSDPKPQIKRLAIELGVHPEALRGWIRQAEADAGERDDRLTSDERVELAALRKENAQLKRANEVLRTASAFFAAQLDPTRPR